Part of the Branchiostoma floridae strain S238N-H82 chromosome 11, Bfl_VNyyK, whole genome shotgun sequence genome, GAAAAGGACTCTTAATAAAAAACTTTCATGAGATTTAAGGATAATGATTAAAGTTCGAAGACTTCTCAAGTTCTTTTGGAAAGATACAAGCATTTACGTGGTAAATTTGACAACTGTACACATTCCAGAGAAAGATACAAATAGAATTCTAGTCCTATTAGACAACATCAACCTTCAAAGAATCCTCATCTAGCATGTTGTGATATTTCTAAGAATAACCTTAAATTGCCTTACCATTTGAAGGAGTTCTTCTTCATTGTCGATGTCTTCTAGAGCCTTGGTCGAGTGTCCTGGGTCATCCCCGTTGACGTGAGTCTCTGTGTCAGCTCCTTGTTTCTCTCGTGTGTCCATCTTGGCTCTACCAGTACTACTAGGACTCCTACCAATGTTGTTCATGGGTCGAGAAGTTCTGCTGATGGTTGGGGCTCTGTTTTCCTTTGCTTCCTTGTCTGACGGACGCTTGCTCTTCTCATACTTTCTGGACGCTGATGACCATGTCGTGCTCACATCCTCGCGGCAGATGACCTCGCGGATCGCAGCACGAATTTTCTTCCGCTGCGAGAGATCTGTGCAAGATTCCAGCTGGGGACgaaagaagagagagaagacGGGTTTCTTAGATTTGCTTCCTAAATACTTGCTTGAGTCAAGGGTCAACAAGAGAGTTGACTTAGCAAGCTGTCTCCAATTCCAGTTCTGAGCCGACCAGGACTAGAGCTAGTGCTAAGTACATATCCAACAATGTACAGACTTCAACCCCCTTAAAGTAAATTCCTTAGAGAATACACACCATTAAACTTACATTAAACTCTTCCTCTATAGAGTAGAAATCGCCCGTGACTAAACATCTTAAGAAAACAGAGAAGCAGGTAAATTAACTTAGGCAGGTGCAAATAAGATTCCAAGGAGTTGGGTCATTCCTTGGCCGACATGCCTGAGACATATTTGGAACTGTGTCAATGCCAAGGAAATTGGAGGGAAGGAATCTTAATTAGAAACAGTTGCGACTGGTTGACAGGTTGCGGTGACATTGAGGATTGGTTGCTATggtaactgtttttgttttaattgaGAAGTTAAGAATCAAGAACAGGGAGACCGTCATATTGGTATGGTGCCAATGTAACAATTCTATGTTACTATGACTATGACACCGATACAAGACAGTTGCTCACACCAACGCAAACTTTTATTCCTGCCAAAGTGACATGGCCCAGAAGTTTTTACCTTCGTCAAAAAGGCTACAACAGTTTTTGGTGACGTTTGCGTGtgtttatctttcttttttcccATGGAAAGCATAACTCGAAAAGCCGTGGATAGGATCTTTACAATGATATTTCAATAGATGGCTAGGGGTCagatgggcctcctagcggcctTCTATGGCACTGGAGCAGAATTTGTTCTAGACATGTTATGGCCATGATTTTTGCGTGGtagatactagtatatctgTTGTTATTTTAGCTGGCTGGTAGCTAGAGCATGCAATAGAGGTACAATTTATACGTTCATACAATACTTATAGTATATGCTGTCGTACATGTATACTCACATATTGACACCTTTTTATTgtatagaaataaaaacaagggGCCAAGATTATCTTCATCAGTTCATGACATGCAATGACACTGTAATTATCATCCATCATTCCATGCCAAATGGATGTCAAACAAGTATGATAAACTGAAGGCCCAATATGTGAGTTAGAAATCCTGGCTATATGTTGCTGTTATATTATCGACTAAATAAATCATCAATCATCTTAACAACATAACTTATTAAGTAAGTGAATCATACTATATTGTAAATAATTGCAATGATAATTAGGGTCTTTGCTCTATGAATGTGTCACACCAAATACGCCTGAGAAGTCCAGGAAATCTCTCTCTGTAGCTGGTGTATTGACAAATATAGGCATCATACCACCCAAACCTGATCCCTGGCCGCCCCAGCTGACTGACATTCCTGTCATTTCTACAGACAGGACAGGCTGGAGGGGCAAGGCCAGGCGACTCGCCACCGACCTCTGTCTAAACAAGGACCCCTGTTTGCAGAATGGAGGGCAAAATAAGCCAAGAGCCACACTGTCGCCTACCACGGAACCATCCTCCATTCCTGTAACACTTCACAGGCTGCACCTGTCCTTGAAGGTTGGTATAATTAGTCTCTCTGTGAACATCAACAAACTTCTGTGTGTTTCAGGGATGAAAGATTGGGGGAGTATGCTGAGTGCTAAGGCTTGTGATGGAAGGAATTCATAACCAAGTATGCCGGAGTCGAATCCTTAGCCGGGCCAACAACATGTCCGCCCGTACATGTACCATCTGTCGTGTGTAGCTGACATTCTTGCTTTGCCGGGGAACCCTAGACTGCTAGAAGTATGTCAATTCTATTCTCGGCTGATAATATGACCAGATGAAAACTTTCTACAGAACATAATATGCGAAAAAGAGGATCTACTTTATCTGACTCGTTGCATGTCAAAACTGAAAGCTATATTGAGAGCACCAAAACATGGATATAAATAGGCAGAACGAGACAGTGCTATTGGCTACACTACTACTTCCTAAGTTCTAGTACAACTGTACATTGTTCAGTGTAGAATCTGTAACATGATAAGAATTGTGTCTTCATCCTCACAGGTTCCTCACATCAAGCCACcaaacaaagaagaaatcatCATTACGACCAGGCATCTGAAGAGCCAGCATCTGCATCATTGTTGCTACTGAAACATAAGTGCGATAAAAGCTTCGTCacctgtcaccatggcaacgtgCGAAGCCGGCAGCGTGGCCCCGCTCCTTAAGAAGCAGATCAACCGGCACCACCGCGAGGTTCTCTTCCAGAACCTCAGCTGCCTCCTCAGGGACGAGAGCTTCAGCGATGTCCACGTCTTAGTCGAGGGAAAGAAGTACGCCGCGAACCGAAACGTGCTGGCGGCCTGCAGCGAATACCTGCAGGCGATTGTTGAATCGGGGCTGACGAGCGAGAAACCGGATGTGCTAGAGCTGCCCGACCTAACCACCAATGAATATAAGGCTCTAAACACCCTTGTTTATGAACCAGAGCTCTTCAAGGATCAGCAAGTGCCTGACCTTGTCTGTGCATGTGAGAAGCTCCAAATTCCGGTGTGTTTGCATGCCAACACATGTGGCTCCTCCAGAAAGAAGGGTGCCCCGGTCGAGGTGGACGTTTACCCAGAGCTGCTCGCCGCGGTGAAGGACGACATGCAGAGGATGGTCATGGCGAGGCTGCAGACGTACCGGCGGCAGCGCAAGTTCTCCGACATCTGCATCCGCGTCCATCGCAGGAACTTCAAGGCGCACAAGAACGTGCTGGCAGCGGGCAGCATGTACTTTCACACCATGTTCACCTGTGGGATGAAGGAGAGCGCGCAGGATGCTATAGATCTGAAGGGCGTGACGGCTGGCGGTCTCCGGGGCATCTTAGACTTCATGTACACCTCCGAGATCGCCATCAAGAGAGATAACGTGCAGGACGTGCTCGCTGTCGCTAGCTTCCTCCAGGTGAAGACACTTCTCGATGCATGCGCACAATTTCTTTACATCCACCTGGACATGGAGAACTGCTGCGATGTACTGATCATCGCGGAGGCGTACGGTCTGACGGACTTGGTTAGCACGGTGTACGAGTTCATGGCGACCCACATCGACCCCCGCGACGAGGCGGGCCACATCATTCTTCACCAACTTCCACAGAAGCACCTGAATCACCTGAAGAACCTTCCGCAGCAGCTGATCGCAGCTGTCTCCAGCAAGTACATCGGGAATACATCCTGGGCGGAAACCCCCGGCCTGTATTACTTCTGCCTGAAGAAAGACACGTGGGTACAGCTGACGACATTACCCGACGAGCTGCGGACTACGGAACACTTTGAAATCGCTGGAACCGGCGGGTGCATTTACATCGCCGGGGGTCGATCCTTCAACTCACAAATGGTGACAGAAAGCAAGCCTTCTGGAAGAGTCTTTTGTTTCGACACCAAGACAGATTCGTGGTCTGAACTTGCCCCTCTGTTGATGCCAAGGTATAATTTTGCCTTGACAGCATTTGATGGACATCTGTACGCCATAGGCGGGTTCACAGCCGACAGTGGGGGGCTGGTCTGCCAGAGACCAAAGGTAAACTGTGTAGAGTGTTATAACATCGAGACGAATACCTGGGAATTTGCATGTCCCCTTCCGACCGGCGTGGTAAACCCCACGTCTACGGTTTGCCTCGGACAGATCTACTTGTCGGCGCATCCGTCGTGCTGGGATGACAAGAACCGTCGGCTGATGTGCTACGATCCCGACACCAATCAGTGGAAGACAATGAAGTACGCGGAGTGGGCGGACATGAAGTTCGAACTGTCGGGGATGCCGCTCGGAGACCTGGTCGCGGACCACAGCCACGTTTACGTGGTGGGACAGCAGAAAATCGCCACCTATAACGTCATATCGGGCGAATGGACAGACTGCATAACACTCCCCCCAAACGGAGCGGCCCAGTCGAGAAACGTCAAACGAGTCCCCAGGGCAATGGGAGGAAAGATCATCAACTTCTGTGACAGAGGTGTGGTCTTGAGCTACAACATCAAGAAGAACCAATGGGAAAGACTCTCAGCTTTCCCAGGAGGAATGAACGAGAGTAGTGCAATCATCCGTACATGCACCCTCACAGCAAAACCACTCAAGGCAGTCAAGACATCAAGAGTTTACTGAACTTGACAAATTTCTATGTTTTAGTCTTACTACTTAGtaccatttttttaatttcttgctTTATACTTAAGGAGAGAGACTTTGGGAATATGCAATTTAAACTCTGATGGTATAATTGAATTGGCTTTTGATTTTTAAtgtgaggccacaccaatttaatttcttggttcacggattttttcataaaaaatatggagcgagagggcgaaataaaaataaaaataaaaattgtaaaatggttggggtaaaggtaacggctaatccaaaacataaagaaaaaaagttttcagcttgaaaaaagtacaaaaacactattattgttcagtaacagcacctgtacccacactttaaggagcttataatataaaggccaatttgctacaccagaaagttggtaaatggtttcattaatggtgaaaatttgctgagtggtaatttttatttttattttttttccaaaaaaataggagcgagcgaatccgtgaaccaagaaattaaatcggtgtggcctgaAGGAAGAGAAAATGTTGTTTGGTACATAACATTAACAAAGAGgtactaaaatacatgttttaATATATAATTACCACATTTTTAGTCCTAAGTTGCAAAATGCCAGAAAAATGAAATTGAAGGTTGGATTGAAATGTATTACCCAAGACATGGGTTTATGGCAGAGAAAAATTTATAATGAAGGCTTGTTTTACAACTATATCTTGACTTCATGATTGATTAATAGCTGTGGCAAGTACACATATAAAATCATAAAATTCTACTTGCAGTGCTGAGTCGgtaaacaaactacatgtaccccAAAAAAGCAAGCCTATTATATCTCTATTCTTTGAATATACTTGAGCATGCGATGGGTATGAAATACCGGAATAATGCATACAAAatcagaaaacaaaagtttgctTTTAAATTAAACAGAACATATGTTTTGCTTTCACACATGGAGTTAAGAGGAATTTTGCGAAGGTGTGTCGATGGATGAAGGCTGTCAGTCTTTGTAACTATGCAAGCAAAACTACACCTGTTCTAATCCTGTTGATTATCTACCTTCACCCACAAGAACTACATTGCTTCAAAGAACAAAGAAGCCATTGTTCAACCAGGTAAATAGTCCTAAGGTTCTTGTGGTTGACTCATAAGGAAAGAATGTCGTGCTGTAAAAATACAGCGTCCTATATATAGTTACAGGCTTGCTGTATTTTTCTCAATATACGTAACATCGCTATTAAATGTATCAGATACATTTTGAAATGGTGCTGTACAATTTGATTGATGAAGGACCTATGAGAATGGAAAAAGGTATAAAAGATATGGAACAGAAAAAACGTGATACGTTACAATGGAATGCACAAACAGTTCACTGTTGATATCTTAAAATCTTTTTGGTTTTACATTTTAGTTATGAAAGTAACTAGTATAAAgtaatatttgttttatttgggaAAAATATACCTAAGAATCAAAAAGTTGACATGTACGTAATATATTGTCATCTTTGCTGTGCAATAATATACAGTTTGGCAAATTTATGTTTTTGCTTCCGGATTTGAGTGTGTGACATTTATTTGCtattaaacattatgtattttgtagtcTGTGGTTTTTTATAAGAATGATTAGAAAAATTTACGAAATGGGAAAAGCCAAAAATTTGTACTGAATTGATACATTAAAAGTAAatgtttttagaaaaaaatgttcggTCTGAAcagctggaaaaaaaaacacaaaatacctTCTGAAACTGAGAgcatgttttacatgtaacaaatCTACATGAAGAggaagtatacatgtattatcatacaGCAGTCCAAAAACATCTAGCACGTACTATTATTTCCCTTGCATTAttgt contains:
- the LOC118426653 gene encoding kelch-like protein 17; this encodes MATCEAGSVAPLLKKQINRHHREVLFQNLSCLLRDESFSDVHVLVEGKKYAANRNVLAACSEYLQAIVESGLTSEKPDVLELPDLTTNEYKALNTLVYEPELFKDQQVPDLVCACEKLQIPVCLHANTCGSSRKKGAPVEVDVYPELLAAVKDDMQRMVMARLQTYRRQRKFSDICIRVHRRNFKAHKNVLAAGSMYFHTMFTCGMKESAQDAIDLKGVTAGGLRGILDFMYTSEIAIKRDNVQDVLAVASFLQVKTLLDACAQFLYIHLDMENCCDVLIIAEAYGLTDLVSTVYEFMATHIDPRDEAGHIILHQLPQKHLNHLKNLPQQLIAAVSSKYIGNTSWAETPGLYYFCLKKDTWVQLTTLPDELRTTEHFEIAGTGGCIYIAGGRSFNSQMVTESKPSGRVFCFDTKTDSWSELAPLLMPRYNFALTAFDGHLYAIGGFTADSGGLVCQRPKVNCVECYNIETNTWEFACPLPTGVVNPTSTVCLGQIYLSAHPSCWDDKNRRLMCYDPDTNQWKTMKYAEWADMKFELSGMPLGDLVADHSHVYVVGQQKIATYNVISGEWTDCITLPPNGAAQSRNVKRVPRAMGGKIINFCDRGVVLSYNIKKNQWERLSAFPGGMNESSAIIRTCTLTAKPLKAVKTSRVY